The following coding sequences are from one Seonamhaeicola sp. ML3 window:
- the argC gene encoding N-acetyl-gamma-glutamyl-phosphate reductase, with the protein MKNIKVGIIGGAGYTAGELIRLLMHHPEVEIDFVYSTSNAGNQISKVHQDLVGSLNRVFTDTVNPNVDVLFLCLGHGNSVKFLSANTFSDSTKIIDLGNDFRLEADKVFNGKTFVYGLPELNKEAIVNANYIANPGCFATAVQLGLLPLADAGLLKKDVHINAVTGATGAGTSLSATTHYTWRDNNFSYYKPFTHQHLGEINQSVHQLQANFSSEIIFMPNRGNFSRGIFATIYTDFNGSVDNAKSIYKSFYEDAKFTFVSDEFLHMKQVVNTNKCLVHLHKHNDKLLITSTIDNLLKGASGQAIQNMNLMFGLEETMGLGLKGTYF; encoded by the coding sequence ATGAAGAATATAAAAGTAGGCATAATAGGAGGCGCAGGGTACACCGCAGGAGAGCTTATTAGATTATTGATGCATCATCCTGAGGTGGAGATAGATTTTGTGTATAGTACAAGTAATGCAGGAAATCAAATTTCTAAAGTACACCAAGATTTGGTGGGGTCTTTAAACCGTGTGTTTACAGATACTGTTAACCCAAATGTAGATGTGTTATTTCTGTGCTTAGGGCACGGAAATTCGGTTAAGTTTTTATCGGCTAATACGTTTTCTGATAGTACTAAAATTATTGATTTAGGTAACGATTTTAGATTGGAAGCCGATAAAGTTTTTAATGGTAAAACCTTTGTATATGGATTACCAGAATTGAATAAAGAGGCTATTGTAAATGCGAATTATATTGCTAATCCTGGGTGTTTTGCTACGGCTGTTCAGTTAGGATTATTGCCTTTGGCTGATGCTGGTTTACTTAAAAAGGATGTGCATATTAATGCGGTTACTGGTGCCACTGGTGCAGGAACCTCGTTATCTGCTACAACGCATTATACCTGGCGAGATAATAATTTTTCGTACTACAAACCATTTACGCATCAGCATTTAGGCGAGATTAATCAGTCGGTACATCAGTTGCAAGCCAATTTTTCTTCAGAAATTATTTTTATGCCAAATAGAGGTAATTTTTCTAGAGGTATTTTTGCGACTATTTATACCGATTTTAATGGTTCTGTAGACAATGCGAAATCTATTTATAAGTCGTTTTATGAGGATGCAAAATTTACATTTGTGTCGGATGAGTTTTTGCATATGAAACAAGTGGTAAACACCAACAAGTGTTTAGTGCATTTGCATAAGCATAATGATAAATTATTAATTACAAGTACGATTGATAATTTACTAAAGGGCGCTTCTGGACAAGCCATACAGAATATGAATTTAATGTTTGGATTGGAAGAAACTATGGGCTTAGGTTTGAAAGGAACTTATTTTTAG
- a CDS encoding argininosuccinate synthase — protein sequence MKKLVIAYSGGLDTSYCAVSLSKEYDVHAVSVNTGGFTQDEIKHIESNAYKMGVSTYKNIDAVATFYQKVVKYLIFGNVLKNNTYPLSVSAERIVQAIEIIEYAKSIDAEYIAHGSTGAGNDQVRFDMIFQTLAPGIKIITPIRDQKLSRQEEIDYLKANGIDMSWEKAQYSVNKGLWGTSVGGAETLTSEKPLPSEAYPSQLEKEGEEKVTLTFEKGEVVALNGTTNAPEVNIEKLNDLASAYAIGRDIHVGDTIVGIKGRVGFEAAAALITVKAHHLLEKHTLTKWQLQHKEYLSSFYGMHLHEGQYLDPVMRDIEAFLSNSQEKVSGDVIVTLKPYHFSLDGITSEHDLMSAKFGSYGEENKAWTADDAKGFIKIIGNQNKIYQQVNS from the coding sequence ATGAAAAAATTAGTAATAGCCTACAGTGGCGGATTAGATACATCGTATTGTGCGGTAAGTTTATCCAAAGAATACGATGTGCATGCGGTAAGTGTAAACACAGGAGGTTTTACACAAGACGAAATTAAACACATTGAAAGTAATGCCTATAAAATGGGTGTGTCTACCTATAAAAATATTGATGCTGTAGCAACCTTTTACCAAAAGGTAGTGAAGTATTTAATTTTTGGTAACGTATTGAAAAACAACACCTACCCATTGTCTGTAAGTGCTGAGCGTATTGTACAAGCTATTGAAATTATTGAATACGCCAAAAGTATTGATGCTGAATACATTGCCCACGGAAGTACTGGTGCTGGAAACGACCAAGTGCGTTTTGATATGATTTTTCAAACGCTGGCACCTGGTATTAAAATCATCACGCCAATAAGAGACCAAAAACTATCAAGACAAGAAGAGATAGATTATTTAAAGGCTAATGGTATTGATATGTCTTGGGAAAAAGCGCAATACTCTGTAAACAAAGGGTTGTGGGGTACGAGTGTAGGTGGTGCAGAAACATTGACTTCTGAAAAGCCATTACCAAGTGAAGCGTATCCATCGCAATTAGAAAAAGAAGGCGAGGAAAAAGTAACTTTAACTTTTGAAAAAGGCGAGGTTGTAGCCTTGAATGGCACAACTAATGCACCAGAGGTAAATATTGAAAAATTGAATGATTTAGCATCGGCTTATGCTATTGGTAGAGATATTCACGTAGGCGATACCATTGTGGGTATAAAAGGTCGTGTAGGATTTGAAGCTGCAGCGGCTTTAATTACTGTGAAAGCACACCATTTATTAGAAAAGCATACGCTAACCAAGTGGCAATTGCAACATAAGGAATACTTATCTAGTTTCTACGGCATGCATTTACACGAAGGGCAGTATTTAGACCCTGTAATGCGAGATATTGAAGCGTTCTTATCTAACAGTCAAGAAAAAGTTTCAGGAGATGTTATCGTAACGTTAAAGCCTTATCATTTCTCATTAGATGGTATCACATCGGAACATGATTTAATGAGTGCGAAGTTTGGTAGTTATGGCGAAGAAAATAAAGCATGGACTGCCGACGATGCTAAAGGATTTATTAAAATAATAGGAAATCAAAACAAGATTTATCAGCAGGTAAACTCTTAA
- the proB gene encoding glutamate 5-kinase — translation MKKKKRILLKMGSNTLTKETDNISRGKIEDIANQIARLQDTCEFIIVSSGAIAVAKQFVKLESKQEEVFVKQALASIGQPHLIRIYQEIFREYGLLTSQCLLSYSDFEKEESKVNITNTINVLVNNNYIPIINENDTVATDEIKFGDNDKLGALTASLLNADLFIIATNTNGIYTKASIENRTPKTIKEVTDFSELADEVVSSKSSHGSGGMQSKIEAAHVAKDANVETWIVNGLEDDFIINAMEDNVPFTKIK, via the coding sequence ATGAAAAAAAAGAAACGCATATTACTAAAAATGGGGTCTAATACCCTAACCAAGGAAACTGATAATATTTCCAGAGGTAAGATTGAAGACATTGCAAATCAGATAGCGAGACTTCAAGATACCTGCGAGTTCATTATTGTGAGTTCTGGGGCAATTGCCGTAGCAAAACAATTTGTAAAGTTAGAGAGTAAGCAAGAAGAGGTGTTTGTTAAGCAGGCTTTGGCTTCGATTGGTCAGCCGCATCTCATACGTATATATCAGGAAATTTTTAGGGAATATGGGTTATTAACCTCGCAGTGTTTGTTGTCGTATTCAGATTTTGAAAAAGAAGAAAGCAAGGTGAATATTACAAACACCATTAACGTATTAGTCAATAACAATTACATACCTATTATCAATGAAAATGATACGGTAGCCACCGATGAGATTAAATTTGGCGATAATGATAAGCTAGGGGCTTTAACCGCATCATTATTGAATGCCGATTTATTTATCATTGCTACCAATACTAACGGAATTTATACCAAGGCATCCATAGAAAACAGAACCCCTAAAACCATTAAAGAGGTTACTGATTTTAGTGAATTGGCAGATGAAGTGGTAAGTTCAAAATCCTCTCACGGTAGTGGCGGTATGCAAAGTAAAATTGAAGCAGCACATGTTGCCAAAGACGCTAATGTAGAAACATGGATTGTAAACGGGCTAGAAGATGATTTTATAATCAATGCTATGGAAGACAACGTGCCGTTTACTAAGATAAAATGA
- a CDS encoding DUF1080 domain-containing protein, translating to MVFKRILPLLLLLLAISSCNFLLEDKSEKLAKEKALNKEEPKTPEETELYKPVPPTVNPKGQNGAPSDAIVLFDGSNFEAWEHVKDGSTVQWILNEDGSMTVKDKSGDIQTKQQFGSVQLHIEWKSPKDIQGDGQHRANSGVFLQGQYEVQILDNNNNNTYVNGQVGAIYKQSVPLVKASVASGDWNTYDIIFHAPRFNDLGRVIKEATITVLHNGVLIQDNFEIQGAVAYIGLPKYKPHGKLPLMLQDHGDNSRVSYRNIWIRALD from the coding sequence ATGGTTTTTAAGCGAATTCTGCCCTTATTGCTATTACTGCTTGCAATAAGTTCCTGTAACTTTTTGCTTGAAGATAAAAGTGAAAAGTTAGCCAAAGAAAAAGCTCTCAATAAAGAAGAACCCAAAACTCCTGAAGAGACAGAGCTATATAAACCTGTACCGCCAACAGTAAATCCAAAAGGGCAAAACGGAGCACCTAGTGATGCCATTGTACTTTTTGATGGTAGCAATTTTGAAGCTTGGGAACACGTAAAAGATGGTAGTACCGTACAATGGATTTTAAATGAAGATGGTTCAATGACGGTTAAAGATAAGTCTGGAGACATTCAAACCAAGCAACAATTTGGGAGCGTACAATTACACATAGAATGGAAATCGCCAAAGGATATTCAAGGAGACGGACAACACCGTGCTAATAGTGGCGTGTTCTTACAAGGGCAATATGAAGTTCAAATTTTAGATAATAACAACAACAATACTTATGTTAACGGACAGGTTGGAGCCATATACAAACAATCGGTGCCATTGGTAAAAGCGTCAGTTGCAAGCGGCGATTGGAATACTTACGATATTATTTTTCACGCACCAAGGTTTAATGATTTAGGACGTGTGATCAAAGAAGCAACGATTACAGTATTACACAACGGTGTGTTAATTCAGGATAATTTTGAAATACAAGGAGCTGTAGCTTATATAGGTTTACCAAAGTACAAGCCACATGGTAAACTACCTTTAATGTTACAAGACCATGGCGATAACAGTCGCGTTAGTTATAGAAATATTTGGATTAGAGCGTTGGATTAA
- a CDS encoding glutamate-5-semialdehyde dehydrogenase encodes MNEILSIDKRNAVLKTMKTLVKEHADTILDANKIDMDAYAGGDLAMRDRLKVDDAKIDGMVESLRQLSELEDPVGVERFRFTHDNGMQIYNKTASFGTVMIIYESRPDVTIEAGGIAFKSGNKILLKGGKESLNSNLAIVNLWHKALKDNGVSTDWVEYLNYNRTETQAFLENPTQNLDLIVPRGGERLIEFVKLNAKCPVIVSGRGNNFVYIHKNVEATMALDIIVNGKTQKVSGCNAVDKVIIDNDLPNKTQFVNDLIARLESHNVEILGDASLSDYNSVNQIDNDAIWYEEFLDYKIVIGSIENAQTAIEMINKYSGGHSATIVTNDNAVAENFMMAVDCGAVYHNASTRFTDGFEFGLGGELAISTDKLHQRGPIGLQHLVTNKWYVHGNGQIR; translated from the coding sequence ATGAACGAGATACTAAGCATAGATAAACGGAATGCAGTGTTAAAGACCATGAAAACATTGGTAAAAGAACATGCGGATACTATTTTGGATGCTAATAAAATAGATATGGATGCCTATGCAGGAGGCGATTTAGCAATGCGAGACCGTTTAAAAGTTGATGATGCTAAAATAGACGGTATGGTTGAGTCCTTACGTCAATTATCTGAATTAGAAGACCCTGTGGGAGTAGAACGTTTCCGTTTTACGCACGACAATGGCATGCAGATTTATAATAAAACAGCATCGTTTGGTACCGTGATGATTATTTACGAATCTAGGCCAGATGTAACTATTGAGGCTGGAGGAATTGCATTTAAATCTGGGAATAAAATTTTATTAAAAGGAGGTAAAGAATCTCTAAATTCTAATTTAGCTATTGTAAACCTTTGGCATAAAGCTTTAAAAGATAATGGAGTAAGTACAGATTGGGTAGAATATCTAAACTATAATCGTACAGAAACACAAGCTTTTTTAGAAAATCCAACTCAAAATTTAGATTTAATAGTGCCACGTGGTGGCGAGCGTTTAATTGAATTTGTAAAACTAAATGCTAAATGTCCAGTTATTGTGAGTGGGCGTGGTAATAATTTTGTGTATATCCACAAAAATGTTGAAGCTACTATGGCTTTAGATATTATAGTGAATGGTAAAACACAGAAAGTATCAGGTTGCAATGCTGTAGATAAAGTTATTATTGATAACGATTTACCAAATAAAACACAGTTTGTTAACGATTTAATAGCACGTTTAGAATCTCATAATGTTGAAATTTTAGGAGATGCTTCACTTAGTGATTATAACAGTGTAAATCAAATAGATAACGATGCCATTTGGTATGAAGAGTTTTTAGATTATAAAATAGTAATAGGCAGTATAGAAAATGCGCAAACAGCTATAGAGATGATTAACAAATACAGTGGTGGACATTCTGCTACTATTGTAACAAATGATAATGCTGTTGCTGAAAACTTTATGATGGCAGTAGACTGTGGTGCAGTTTACCATAATGCATCTACACGTTTCACAGATGGTTTTGAGTTTGGTTTAGGAGGCGAGTTAGCCATCAGTACCGATAAATTACACCAACGTGGACCTATTGGTTTACAACATTTGGTTACTAATAAATGGTATGTTCACGGTAACGGACAAATTCGTTAA
- a CDS encoding Gfo/Idh/MocA family protein, with protein sequence MSRKLRMGMVGGGTGSFIGDVHRKAAGIDGMIELVCGAFSSTAEKSITSGIALGLDETRCYGTFEEMIVKEKALPEDVRMDFVAIVTPNHMHFPPAKLALENGFHVVCDKPVTLTLEEAEALQDVVAKSGKLFALTHNYTGNSMVKQAKAMVAKGELGIIRKIQAQYLQGWLSTSLEKTEQKQAAWRVDPKRSGIGGALGDIGTHAENLIEYITGLKIEEIAADLGRFGEGRVLDDDGNMLIRMENGAKGTISISQIALGEENNLGIKVYGTKGSIEWYQENPNELTARWLEAPKTTYTPNGNGLHDEALAVCRIPAGHPEGYLEAFATIYKNFALHLTAIKEGETIENPDYPTIADGVRGMKFIYAAVESDKNNANWTKI encoded by the coding sequence ATGAGTAGAAAATTAAGAATGGGAATGGTCGGGGGTGGTACTGGCTCTTTTATCGGCGATGTGCATAGAAAAGCTGCAGGCATAGATGGGATGATTGAGTTGGTGTGCGGTGCCTTTAGTAGCACTGCCGAAAAATCGATTACTTCTGGGATAGCATTAGGTCTAGATGAAACAAGATGCTATGGAACATTTGAAGAAATGATTGTAAAGGAGAAAGCACTCCCCGAAGATGTTAGAATGGACTTTGTAGCCATCGTAACGCCAAATCACATGCATTTTCCACCTGCAAAATTGGCTTTAGAGAATGGTTTTCATGTGGTGTGCGATAAACCAGTAACCTTAACTTTAGAGGAGGCTGAAGCATTACAAGACGTAGTTGCTAAAAGCGGAAAATTATTTGCGCTAACCCATAATTATACGGGGAATTCTATGGTAAAACAAGCCAAAGCTATGGTGGCTAAAGGCGAACTAGGTATCATTAGAAAAATACAAGCGCAATATTTGCAAGGATGGTTATCTACATCATTAGAAAAAACCGAACAAAAACAAGCTGCATGGCGGGTAGACCCTAAGCGTTCAGGAATCGGAGGTGCTTTAGGCGATATTGGTACACATGCTGAAAACTTGATAGAATACATTACAGGCTTAAAAATTGAAGAAATTGCAGCCGATTTAGGACGCTTTGGAGAAGGCAGAGTTTTGGATGACGATGGCAATATGTTGATACGTATGGAAAATGGTGCAAAAGGCACAATCTCTATTTCACAAATAGCACTGGGTGAAGAAAACAATTTGGGCATTAAAGTATATGGTACAAAAGGTAGTATAGAATGGTATCAAGAAAATCCAAATGAACTAACAGCGCGTTGGCTAGAGGCACCTAAAACAACTTATACACCGAACGGTAACGGTTTGCACGACGAAGCTTTGGCGGTTTGTAGGATTCCAGCAGGACATCCCGAAGGTTATCTGGAAGCGTTCGCTACGATATATAAGAATTTCGCATTGCACTTAACAGCCATAAAAGAAGGGGAAACTATTGAAAATCCAGATTATCCAACTATTGCAGATGGTGTGCGTGGCATGAAATTTATTTACGCTGCTGTAGAAAGTGATAAGAACAATGCTAATTGGACGAAGATTTAG
- a CDS encoding sugar phosphate isomerase/epimerase yields the protein MKTIKGPAVFLAQFAGSEAPFNSLDGMCKWAADLGYKGVQIPTWESSLIDIDKAAESQTYCDELKGKVQSYGLEITELSTHLQGQLVAVNPAYDTMFDGFAPEAVRGNPKTRTEWAIDFVKKSGTASKRLGLNAHATFSGALMWHTVYPWPQRPTGLVDMGFKELAKRWLPILNHFDDCGVDVCYEIHPGEDLHDGVSYERFLEASGNHSRANLLYDPSHFVLQQLDYLQFVDIYHERIRAFHVKDAEFNPTGRQGVYGGYADWKDRAGRFRSLGDGQVDFSAIFSKLTKYGLDLWAVMEWECCIKSSEQGAREGAPFIQKHIIEAATRSFDDFAGGDIDEDYLKSILGI from the coding sequence ATGAAAACAATAAAAGGACCAGCGGTATTTTTAGCACAATTTGCAGGTAGCGAAGCACCATTTAATAGTTTAGACGGTATGTGTAAATGGGCTGCCGATTTAGGATACAAAGGCGTACAAATACCCACATGGGAATCTAGCTTAATAGATATTGATAAAGCAGCGGAAAGTCAAACCTATTGCGACGAGCTTAAAGGAAAAGTACAGTCTTATGGATTAGAAATCACGGAATTATCTACCCATTTACAAGGGCAATTAGTTGCTGTAAACCCAGCCTATGACACCATGTTTGATGGTTTTGCTCCAGAAGCTGTTCGAGGCAATCCTAAAACCAGAACCGAATGGGCGATAGATTTTGTAAAAAAATCTGGAACTGCCAGTAAGAGATTGGGTTTAAATGCACATGCGACCTTCTCTGGAGCCCTGATGTGGCATACTGTATACCCTTGGCCACAACGACCAACTGGTTTGGTAGATATGGGTTTTAAAGAGTTGGCTAAAAGGTGGTTGCCTATTTTAAATCATTTTGATGACTGTGGCGTAGATGTGTGTTATGAAATTCATCCAGGCGAAGATTTGCACGATGGTGTGTCGTACGAGCGTTTTTTAGAAGCTAGTGGGAATCATTCAAGAGCGAATCTATTATACGACCCAAGTCATTTTGTGTTACAGCAACTGGATTATTTGCAGTTTGTTGATATTTATCATGAGCGTATTAGAGCGTTTCATGTAAAAGATGCTGAGTTTAACCCCACAGGACGACAAGGTGTGTATGGTGGTTATGCCGATTGGAAAGATAGAGCAGGACGCTTTAGAAGTTTGGGAGATGGACAGGTAGATTTTAGTGCCATTTTTTCAAAATTAACCAAATACGGACTCGATTTATGGGCGGTTATGGAATGGGAGTGTTGTATTAAATCCTCAGAACAAGGCGCAAGGGAAGGCGCGCCTTTCATTCAAAAACATATTATTGAAGCCGCTACAAGAAGTTTTGATGATTTTGCTGGTGGCGATATAGATGAAGATTATTTAAAAAGTATACTAGGAATCTAA
- the proC gene encoding pyrroline-5-carboxylate reductase produces the protein MKIAIIGTGNLGSSIAKGLIKNKSFTSLYLSDRNTAQVNAFVDEDYVKITNSNATAVENSDIVIFALQPRHIEGVLKELEPLITEDHVIMSVAAGFSIAKIESIIGDDKHIIRVMPNTAISIGKSMTCLSANDAGQLKLELAKSIFNQLGTTMVIPEEQIQAATVICASGIAFWMRLVRATTQGAIQLGFEADEAHNLALQTCYGAASLLKESGRHPEAEIDRVTTPSGCTIAGLNEMEHKGLSSALIQGITASFEKINQLKKS, from the coding sequence ATGAAAATAGCCATCATTGGAACCGGGAATTTAGGAAGCTCAATTGCAAAAGGGCTTATTAAAAATAAGTCGTTTACATCGTTGTATTTAAGTGATAGAAATACGGCACAAGTCAATGCCTTTGTAGATGAAGATTATGTGAAAATCACAAACAGCAACGCCACGGCTGTAGAGAATAGTGATATTGTGATTTTTGCACTTCAGCCGCGACATATTGAAGGTGTTTTAAAGGAATTAGAACCTTTAATTACCGAAGACCATGTAATAATGTCGGTGGCTGCAGGGTTTTCAATAGCTAAAATTGAAAGTATTATAGGCGATGATAAACATATTATTCGTGTGATGCCAAATACGGCGATTTCCATAGGGAAGTCCATGACCTGTTTATCGGCTAATGATGCGGGGCAGTTGAAGCTTGAATTAGCGAAAAGTATTTTTAATCAGCTAGGAACAACAATGGTAATCCCTGAGGAACAAATACAGGCTGCTACTGTAATTTGCGCCAGTGGTATTGCATTTTGGATGCGCCTTGTGCGTGCGACAACTCAAGGTGCAATTCAGTTAGGTTTTGAAGCTGACGAAGCTCATAATTTAGCGTTACAAACCTGCTATGGTGCTGCTAGTTTACTTAAAGAATCCGGTAGGCACCCAGAAGCAGAAATTGATAGGGTTACCACACCAAGTGGATGTACTATCGCAGGCTTAAATGAAATGGAGCACAAAGGACTGAGCTCTGCCTTAATTCAAGGAATTACGGCATCGTTTGAGAAAATTAATCAATTAAAAAAGAGTTAA
- a CDS encoding GNAT family N-acetyltransferase — protein METTLEKSINKALLEATTFCKEKGLVVVFTHDISRTQLQVISERTKNLPAMYHASVGMLHDRLKNGCFLIMKDAEIVGHIFAHRHTIEKHSVYERSSLWIHKTYRNHNLGLLLMDALTKKFSKAFLISIAQDKTVHLNNELLGMKFITLKDLSPVLIETLEKLGKLRDEFKYKYYVNPYFESKINQFNKILKNIS, from the coding sequence ATGGAAACGACATTGGAAAAAAGCATTAATAAAGCGCTGCTAGAAGCAACAACCTTTTGTAAAGAAAAAGGATTGGTAGTTGTTTTTACACACGACATTTCCAGAACACAATTACAGGTCATTTCAGAAAGAACTAAAAATCTTCCTGCCATGTATCATGCCAGTGTTGGGATGTTACATGATAGGTTGAAAAATGGTTGCTTTTTAATTATGAAAGATGCCGAGATTGTTGGTCATATCTTCGCACACAGACATACCATAGAAAAACACTCTGTGTACGAGCGTTCCTCTCTATGGATTCATAAAACCTATAGAAATCACAATCTAGGGTTGTTACTAATGGATGCGTTGACCAAAAAATTTTCAAAAGCATTTCTTATTTCAATAGCCCAAGATAAAACTGTGCATCTAAATAATGAGTTGTTAGGCATGAAGTTTATTACATTAAAAGACTTATCTCCTGTTTTAATTGAAACACTTGAGAAATTAGGGAAATTGAGGGATGAGTTTAAATATAAGTATTACGTTAATCCATATTTCGAATCTAAAATCAATCAGTTTAATAAGATTCTCAAAAATATTAGTTAA
- a CDS encoding aspartate aminotransferase family protein, translating to MPLFDVYPLYNVTPVSGKGIHVYDDQGTEYLDLYGGHAVISIGHAHPNYVKAVTTQVETLGFYSNAIQNPLQKQLADKLEQLSGCKDYQLFFCNSGAEANENALKVASFKTGKARVLAFRNGFHGRTSAAVAATDNPNAVAPLNAQQKVTFLELNDVEGVKRELEKGDVCAVIVEFIQGVGGLDQGTREFFEQVDVLCKANNTMFIADEVQSGYGRSGKFFTFQHYNVTPDVISIAKGMGNGFPIGGVLIHPDIEAKYGMLGTTFGGNHLACAAGLAVLNTIEDENLIDNVNEMGAYFIEKAKAMLQIKQIKGRGLMLGLEFDFEVGDLRKDLIYNYKIFTGGAANKKVLRILPPLNIETQHVDQFFEALKKALVKIEATV from the coding sequence ATGCCATTATTTGACGTTTATCCATTATATAATGTAACACCAGTTTCGGGCAAAGGCATTCATGTATATGATGACCAAGGAACTGAGTATTTAGACCTTTACGGAGGACATGCGGTGATTTCTATTGGGCATGCACATCCAAATTATGTAAAGGCAGTTACAACACAAGTTGAAACCTTAGGGTTTTATTCTAATGCTATTCAAAATCCGTTACAAAAACAATTAGCTGACAAATTAGAACAGCTTTCTGGTTGTAAAGATTATCAATTATTCTTTTGTAATTCTGGAGCCGAGGCTAATGAAAATGCCTTGAAAGTAGCCTCGTTTAAAACAGGGAAGGCTCGTGTACTGGCTTTTAGAAATGGATTTCATGGACGTACATCAGCCGCTGTCGCAGCAACCGATAATCCAAATGCCGTAGCGCCGTTAAACGCACAACAAAAAGTAACTTTTTTAGAATTAAATGATGTTGAAGGTGTAAAAAGAGAGCTCGAAAAAGGCGATGTTTGCGCGGTTATTGTGGAGTTTATTCAAGGTGTTGGTGGTTTAGACCAAGGTACTAGAGAGTTTTTCGAGCAAGTAGATGTACTTTGTAAGGCGAACAATACCATGTTTATCGCAGATGAAGTGCAGTCTGGTTACGGGCGTTCTGGTAAATTCTTTACGTTTCAGCATTATAATGTTACACCAGATGTTATTTCCATTGCCAAAGGTATGGGGAATGGATTCCCAATAGGTGGTGTTTTAATCCATCCAGATATCGAAGCAAAATATGGCATGTTGGGCACTACATTTGGGGGGAATCACTTAGCGTGTGCTGCTGGTTTAGCCGTTTTAAATACCATTGAAGACGAAAATCTAATAGATAATGTCAACGAGATGGGAGCTTATTTTATTGAAAAAGCAAAGGCAATGCTGCAGATAAAACAAATAAAAGGAAGAGGCTTAATGCTAGGCTTGGAGTTTGATTTTGAAGTGGGAGACCTACGCAAAGATTTAATTTATAATTATAAGATATTTACAGGAGGTGCAGCAAATAAAAAGGTGTTGCGAATTTTGCCGCCATTAAATATTGAAACACAGCATGTAGACCAGTTTTTTGAGGCTTTAAAAAAAGCTTTAGTTAAAATTGAAGCAACTGTATAA